A stretch of Stenotrophomonas indicatrix DNA encodes these proteins:
- the ispH gene encoding 4-hydroxy-3-methylbut-2-enyl diphosphate reductase, protein MDVLLANPRGFCAGVDRAIEIVKRAIETLGAPIYVRHEVVHNRFVVDDLKQRGAIFVEELDEVPDNNTVIFSAHGVSQAVRQEAERRGLKVFDATCPLVTKVHFEVARHCRAGRDVVLIGHAGHPEVEGTMGQWNREAGTGQIYLVEDVEQVATLHINQPENFAYTTQTTLSVDDTRGIIDALRERFPAMQGPKNDDICYATQNRQDAVRDLAKRCDLVLVVGSPNSSNSNRLSELARREGVESYLIDGAHEIDPAWVVGKQHIGVTAGASAPQVLVDGVLARLAELGASGIGELDGEPESMVFALPKELRLRLID, encoded by the coding sequence ATGGATGTGCTGCTCGCCAACCCGCGTGGTTTCTGTGCCGGTGTCGATCGTGCGATCGAGATCGTCAAGCGCGCGATCGAAACGCTGGGCGCGCCCATCTATGTCCGCCATGAAGTGGTGCACAACCGCTTCGTGGTCGATGACCTGAAGCAGCGCGGCGCGATCTTCGTCGAGGAGCTCGACGAAGTGCCGGACAACAACACCGTCATCTTCAGCGCCCATGGCGTGTCCCAGGCCGTGCGCCAGGAAGCGGAGCGGCGTGGCCTGAAAGTGTTCGATGCGACCTGTCCGCTGGTGACCAAGGTCCACTTCGAAGTCGCCCGTCACTGCCGTGCCGGCCGTGACGTCGTGCTGATCGGCCACGCCGGTCACCCGGAAGTGGAAGGCACCATGGGCCAGTGGAACCGCGAAGCGGGCACCGGCCAGATCTACCTGGTCGAGGACGTGGAGCAGGTGGCCACGTTGCACATCAACCAGCCGGAAAACTTCGCCTACACCACCCAGACCACGCTGTCGGTGGATGACACGCGCGGCATCATCGATGCGCTGCGCGAGCGCTTCCCGGCGATGCAGGGCCCGAAGAACGACGACATCTGCTACGCCACGCAGAACCGACAGGACGCCGTGCGCGACCTGGCCAAGCGCTGCGACCTGGTGCTGGTGGTCGGTTCGCCGAACAGCTCCAATTCCAACCGCCTGAGCGAGCTGGCCCGCCGTGAAGGCGTGGAGAGCTACCTGATCGACGGTGCGCACGAGATCGACCCGGCGTGGGTGGTGGGCAAGCAGCATATCGGCGTGACCGCTGGTGCTTCCGCACCGCAGGTGCTGGTCGATGGCGTGCTGGCGCGTCTGGCCGAGCTGGGCGCGTCCGGTATCGGTGAGCTGGACGGCGAGCCGGAATCGATGGTGTTCGCGCTGCCGAAGGAACTGCGCCTGCGCCTGATCGACTGA
- a CDS encoding lysoplasmalogenase yields MKLRTRDGLILVVAVLAIIGAYLDGDGRWLHWLAKPATTLLIAAIAWQARPAGDAFYRRAVLAGMLLSCAGDIALMLPIDAFVPGLVAFLLAHLCYIAAFRAGLRAGRGLLAAFVLLAAFASINVTGLWPHLPLPMRVPVLAYVVVLALMAVLALARYWKRPHVDALEAGSARWAAAGALLFVASDSLLAWDRFGGGLPMASLLVLSTYYAAQYAIARSVR; encoded by the coding sequence ATGAAGCTGCGCACGCGCGATGGGTTGATCCTGGTGGTGGCCGTGCTGGCCATCATCGGCGCCTACCTGGACGGCGACGGGCGCTGGCTGCACTGGTTGGCCAAGCCGGCGACCACGCTGCTGATCGCCGCGATCGCCTGGCAGGCGCGGCCGGCGGGCGATGCGTTCTACCGGCGTGCGGTGCTGGCCGGCATGCTGTTGTCCTGTGCAGGTGATATCGCGCTGATGCTGCCGATCGACGCGTTCGTGCCAGGCCTGGTGGCCTTCCTGCTGGCGCACCTGTGCTACATCGCCGCGTTCCGTGCCGGCCTGCGCGCGGGCCGCGGATTGCTCGCTGCCTTCGTGCTGCTTGCCGCATTCGCTTCGATCAACGTCACCGGCCTGTGGCCGCATCTACCGCTGCCGATGCGCGTTCCGGTGCTGGCCTATGTCGTGGTGCTGGCGCTGATGGCAGTGCTGGCACTGGCCCGCTACTGGAAGCGGCCACACGTCGACGCACTGGAAGCGGGCAGCGCGCGTTGGGCTGCCGCTGGCGCACTGCTGTTCGTGGCCAGTGATTCCCTGCTGGCGTGGGATCGCTTCGGCGGTGGCCTGCCGATGGCCAGCCTGCTGGTGCTGTCCACCTACTACGCTGCGCAGTACGCCATCGCCCGCTCGGTGAGATAG
- a CDS encoding bifunctional riboflavin kinase/FAD synthetase, with product MSRLFRSVEGGELFPNGSVVCIGAFDGLHLGHRALVRHAVARARALGVAAVAVAFEPLPREFFAQGTPPPRLTLARSKVEILHELGVDAIGLLRFDAAMAAMPAETFVRQLLAQRLNAREVWIGPEFCFGNRRRGDLALLQALGAELGFSAGEIEAVDLHGDRISSTRIRQLLQEGDFVRVGDLLGRPYSISGRVVRGRQLGRTLGFPTANLRFPKTPALSGIYATWVHGVFDQPWPSVSSFGTRPTVDGVEPLLEAHLFDFQGDLYGRHIEVEFVAKLRDEEKFNDLAALTDQMHRDAEQARAILSEHRLRATA from the coding sequence ATGAGCAGGCTGTTCAGAAGCGTCGAGGGCGGGGAGCTGTTCCCCAACGGAAGCGTGGTCTGCATCGGTGCATTCGACGGCCTCCACCTGGGCCATCGTGCGCTGGTGCGGCACGCGGTCGCGCGTGCGCGCGCCTTGGGTGTGGCTGCGGTGGCGGTGGCCTTCGAGCCCTTGCCGCGTGAGTTCTTCGCCCAGGGTACGCCGCCGCCGCGGTTGACCCTGGCACGCAGCAAGGTCGAGATCCTGCACGAACTGGGCGTTGATGCGATCGGCCTGCTGCGCTTCGACGCGGCGATGGCGGCGATGCCCGCTGAAACCTTCGTGCGCCAGCTGCTGGCGCAGCGCCTGAATGCCCGCGAGGTGTGGATCGGGCCGGAGTTCTGTTTCGGCAACCGTCGCCGTGGCGATCTGGCCCTGCTGCAGGCGCTGGGCGCCGAGCTCGGTTTCAGCGCCGGCGAGATCGAAGCGGTCGACCTGCATGGTGACCGCATCTCCAGCACCCGTATCCGCCAGCTGCTGCAGGAAGGCGACTTCGTCCGCGTCGGCGACCTGCTCGGTCGCCCGTACTCGATCAGCGGGCGGGTCGTGCGCGGGCGCCAGCTCGGCCGTACGCTGGGATTCCCCACCGCCAACCTGCGTTTCCCGAAGACCCCGGCACTGTCGGGCATCTACGCGACCTGGGTGCACGGGGTGTTCGACCAGCCGTGGCCGTCGGTGTCCAGTTTCGGTACCCGGCCGACCGTGGACGGCGTGGAGCCGCTGCTGGAGGCGCACCTGTTTGATTTCCAGGGCGACCTGTACGGGCGTCACATCGAAGTCGAATTCGTTGCCAAACTGCGTGACGAAGAGAAATTCAACGATCTGGCGGCGCTGACCGACCAGATGCACCGCGACGCCGAACAGGCGCGTGCCATCCTTTCCGAACATAGATTGCGAGCCACTGCGTGA
- the lspA gene encoding signal peptidase II: protein MAAARPHPNALIWLLLSAVIIGLDQWSKAWVLSSLPEFQPVVVIDGFWNWYRTYNTGAAFSFLSDAGGWQKHFFTVLAIAISGLMAWWLRATARGNWKAAVPYALIIGGAIGNVIDRQVHGHVVDFIQWYVGEHAWPSFNIADSAIVVGAVGIALFGLFDGKSAKKADNANPKP, encoded by the coding sequence ATGGCCGCCGCGCGCCCGCATCCCAATGCGCTGATCTGGCTGCTGCTGTCGGCAGTCATCATCGGCCTGGACCAGTGGTCGAAGGCCTGGGTGCTGTCGAGCCTGCCGGAATTCCAGCCGGTGGTGGTCATCGACGGCTTCTGGAACTGGTACCGCACCTACAACACCGGGGCAGCGTTCAGCTTCCTGAGCGATGCCGGTGGCTGGCAGAAGCACTTCTTCACCGTGCTGGCGATCGCCATCAGCGGCCTGATGGCCTGGTGGCTGCGTGCTACCGCCCGTGGCAACTGGAAGGCCGCCGTGCCTTATGCGCTGATCATCGGCGGTGCGATCGGCAACGTGATCGACCGCCAGGTGCATGGTCACGTGGTCGATTTCATCCAGTGGTACGTCGGCGAGCATGCCTGGCCGTCGTTCAACATCGCCGATTCGGCCATCGTGGTGGGTGCCGTCGGCATCGCCCTGTTCGGCCTGTTCGACGGCAAGTCCGCCAAAAAGGCGGATAATGCCAACCCGAAACCGTAA
- the ileS gene encoding isoleucine--tRNA ligase yields MSQDYKTTLNLPATEFPMRGDLPKREPGILARWEEQGLYQQLRDNAAGRPLFVLHDGPPYANARIHLGHAVNKILKDIIVKSRYLAGFDAPYVPGWDCHGLPIEIAVEKKWGKVGVKLDAVAFRQKCREFAEEQIDIQRADFKRLGVTGDWDNPYKTLSFDFEANEIRALSKVIANGHLLRGAKPVYWCFDCGSALAEAEIEYQEKTSPAIDVAYTARDAQAVAQAFGVSVPADVEVAVPIWTTTPWTLPASLAVSLGADIRYVLAEGPAHNGKRRWLVLAAALAERSLQRYGVDAVVLHGEAEGSALENQLLIHPFYPEREILVLNGEHVSDEDGTGAVHTAPGHGQEDYVVSQKYGLLDKYNAGQVTPVDGRGVYLESTPPAGEVVLAGQHLWKAQEAIVQVLRDSGALLAFVEIRHSYPHCWRHKTPVVFRATPQWFISMDKANLRSDALAAIDTVGWFPTWGKARIQSMVDGRPDWTISRQRTWGVPIALFTHRQTGEIHPRSVELMQQVADRVQAEGIDVWYSLDAAELLGAEAADYEKVTDILDVWFDSGVTHEAVLAARGFGKPADLYLEGSDQHRGWFQSSLLTGVAIDQRAPYKQCLTHGFTVDEHGRKMSKSLGNGIEPQEIMNKLGADILRLWIASADYSNEMSLSQEILKRTADAYRRLRNTARFLLGNLDGFDPAQHLRPLDEMVALDRWIVHRAWELQEKIKAAYDNYDMAEIVQLLLNFCSVDLGSLYLDVTKDRLYTMPTDSDGRRSAQSAMYHIAEAFTRWVAPILTFTADELWGYLPGDRAGHVLFTTWYEGLAPLPADAQLNAADFDQLLALREQVAKVLEPMRANGAIGAALEAEITIAASEEQATRWQPLADELRFLFISGDVQVRPATTDEVFVSAQPTQKAKCVRCWHHRADVGSNADHPELCGRCVTNVAGAGEVRSWF; encoded by the coding sequence GTGAGCCAGGACTACAAGACCACCCTCAACCTGCCGGCCACCGAATTCCCGATGCGCGGCGACCTGCCCAAGCGCGAGCCGGGCATTCTGGCGCGCTGGGAAGAGCAGGGGCTCTACCAGCAGCTGCGCGACAACGCCGCCGGCCGCCCGCTGTTCGTGCTGCATGACGGCCCGCCGTACGCCAATGCGCGCATCCACCTGGGCCATGCGGTCAACAAGATCCTCAAGGACATCATCGTCAAGTCGCGCTACCTGGCCGGCTTCGATGCGCCCTATGTGCCGGGCTGGGACTGCCATGGCCTGCCGATCGAAATCGCGGTGGAAAAGAAGTGGGGCAAGGTCGGGGTGAAGCTCGATGCGGTCGCGTTCCGGCAGAAGTGCCGCGAGTTCGCCGAGGAGCAGATCGACATCCAGCGCGCCGACTTCAAGCGCCTGGGCGTCACCGGCGACTGGGACAACCCGTACAAGACCCTGAGCTTCGATTTCGAGGCCAACGAGATCCGCGCGCTGTCCAAGGTCATCGCCAACGGCCACCTGCTGCGCGGCGCCAAGCCGGTGTACTGGTGCTTCGACTGCGGTTCGGCGCTGGCCGAGGCCGAGATCGAATACCAGGAAAAGACCTCGCCGGCGATCGACGTGGCCTACACCGCGCGCGATGCGCAGGCCGTGGCGCAGGCGTTCGGCGTAAGCGTGCCGGCCGACGTGGAAGTGGCCGTGCCGATCTGGACCACCACCCCGTGGACGCTGCCGGCCTCGCTGGCGGTATCGCTGGGCGCGGACATCCGCTACGTGCTGGCCGAAGGCCCGGCGCACAACGGCAAGCGCCGTTGGCTGGTGCTGGCCGCTGCACTGGCCGAGCGCTCGCTGCAGCGCTACGGCGTGGACGCGGTGGTGCTGCACGGTGAGGCCGAAGGTTCGGCGCTGGAAAACCAGCTGCTGATCCATCCGTTCTACCCGGAGCGCGAGATCCTCGTGCTCAATGGCGAACACGTGTCCGACGAGGACGGTACCGGTGCGGTGCATACCGCCCCCGGCCACGGCCAGGAAGACTACGTGGTCAGCCAGAAGTACGGCCTGCTGGACAAGTACAACGCCGGCCAGGTGACCCCGGTTGACGGCCGTGGCGTATACCTGGAATCGACCCCGCCAGCAGGCGAGGTGGTGCTGGCGGGCCAGCACCTGTGGAAGGCGCAGGAGGCGATCGTGCAGGTGTTGCGCGACAGCGGCGCGCTGCTGGCCTTCGTCGAGATCCGCCACAGCTACCCGCACTGCTGGCGGCACAAAACGCCGGTGGTGTTCCGCGCCACGCCGCAGTGGTTCATCTCGATGGACAAGGCCAACCTGCGCAGCGATGCGCTGGCCGCCATCGACACCGTCGGCTGGTTCCCGACGTGGGGCAAGGCGCGCATCCAGAGCATGGTCGACGGCCGCCCGGACTGGACCATCTCGCGCCAGCGCACGTGGGGCGTGCCGATCGCACTGTTCACCCATCGCCAGACCGGCGAGATCCACCCGCGTTCGGTGGAGCTGATGCAGCAGGTGGCCGACCGCGTCCAGGCCGAAGGCATCGACGTGTGGTACTCGCTGGACGCGGCCGAACTGCTGGGCGCTGAAGCGGCCGACTACGAGAAGGTCACCGACATCCTCGATGTCTGGTTCGACTCGGGCGTGACCCACGAAGCGGTGCTGGCTGCCCGTGGCTTCGGCAAGCCGGCCGACCTGTACCTGGAAGGTTCGGACCAGCATCGCGGCTGGTTCCAGTCCTCGCTGCTGACCGGCGTGGCCATCGACCAGCGCGCGCCGTACAAGCAGTGCCTCACCCACGGTTTCACCGTGGACGAGCACGGCCGCAAGATGTCCAAGTCGCTGGGCAACGGCATCGAGCCGCAGGAAATCATGAACAAGCTGGGCGCGGACATCCTGCGCCTGTGGATCGCCTCGGCCGACTACAGCAACGAGATGTCGCTGTCGCAGGAAATCCTCAAGCGCACCGCCGACGCCTACCGTCGCCTGCGCAACACCGCACGCTTCCTGCTGGGCAACCTGGACGGTTTCGATCCGGCCCAGCACCTGCGCCCGCTCGACGAGATGGTCGCGCTGGACCGCTGGATCGTGCATCGCGCCTGGGAACTGCAGGAGAAGATCAAGGCCGCGTATGACAACTACGACATGGCCGAGATCGTGCAGCTGCTGCTGAACTTCTGCAGCGTGGACCTGGGCTCGCTGTACCTGGACGTGACCAAGGACCGCCTGTACACGATGCCGACCGATTCGGATGGTCGTCGTTCGGCGCAGAGCGCGATGTACCACATCGCCGAAGCGTTCACCCGCTGGGTGGCGCCGATCCTGACCTTCACCGCCGATGAGCTGTGGGGGTATCTGCCGGGCGACCGTGCCGGCCACGTGCTGTTCACCACCTGGTACGAGGGCCTGGCTCCGCTGCCGGCCGACGCACAGCTCAACGCGGCCGACTTCGACCAGCTGCTGGCCCTGCGCGAGCAGGTGGCCAAGGTGCTGGAGCCGATGCGCGCCAATGGTGCGATCGGCGCCGCGCTGGAAGCGGAGATCACCATCGCCGCCAGCGAAGAGCAGGCGACCCGCTGGCAGCCGCTGGCCGATGAACTGCGCTTCCTGTTCATCAGCGGTGACGTGCAGGTGCGCCCGGCGACCACCGACGAGGTGTTCGTCAGCGCGCAGCCGACGCAGAAAGCCAAGTGCGTGCGCTGCTGGCACCACCGTGCCGACGTTGGCAGCAATGCCGACCACCCGGAACTGTGCGGCCGCTGCGTGACCAACGTCGCCGGTGCCGGCGAAGTGCGGAGCTGGTTCTGA
- a CDS encoding M61 family metallopeptidase, producing MKTRALVMSVLFALAATPALAQTPPPGDAAAPGLLRIDVDARDLARRIFKVTATVPAKPGPMTLLYPQWIPGNHSPTGPIDKLAGLRVTANGKPLAWQRDQFNVYAFKVDVPAGVSEIVAHFDFLSSQGGSQGRVVMTPEMLNLQWNANSLYPAGVDARNLQAQASVTLPKDWAYATALETARRDGDTVVFKPISYDHLVDSPLFAGEHHQRIDLDPGAKAPVHLNVFADDAKSLKPTDAQLKAHRALVQQADKLYGARHYDHYEFLLALTDRLGGIGLEHHRSSENSADPGYFTEWDSDAWMRDLLPHEYTHSWNGKYRRGADLATANFNTPMGDSLLWVYEGQTQFWGQVLAARSGLWSSEQARDMLANVAATYDRGRPGLAWRPLQDTTNDPTIAQRRTLPYRNYQMSEDYYSGGQMLWLEVEGKLRGLTGNRRSLDDFARAFFGVGNGDWDVNPYTFDDVVATLNGIAPYDWASFLRQRLDGHGSLTGGLELAGWKLVYRDAPNEAYKAQEKRAKAALLAYSLGATVLDSGVVGDVVWDSPAFNAGLAPGMKVIAVGGREYSSQRLKDAVAAAANDKAPVTLLVKQFDRIDTMKIDYHGGLQYPVLERIAGRPDRLAELWKAR from the coding sequence ATGAAAACCCGTGCCCTGGTGATGTCCGTGCTGTTCGCGCTGGCGGCTACGCCCGCGCTGGCGCAGACTCCGCCACCGGGTGATGCCGCCGCCCCCGGCCTGCTGCGCATCGACGTCGATGCACGCGACCTGGCCCGGCGCATCTTCAAGGTGACCGCCACCGTACCGGCCAAGCCCGGCCCGATGACCCTGCTGTACCCGCAGTGGATTCCCGGCAACCATTCGCCCACCGGCCCGATCGACAAGCTGGCCGGCCTGCGCGTCACTGCCAACGGCAAGCCGCTGGCCTGGCAGCGCGACCAGTTCAACGTGTATGCGTTCAAGGTGGACGTGCCGGCGGGCGTGAGCGAGATCGTCGCCCACTTCGATTTCCTGTCTTCGCAGGGCGGCAGCCAGGGCCGGGTGGTGATGACCCCGGAAATGCTCAACCTGCAGTGGAACGCCAACTCGCTGTATCCGGCCGGCGTGGACGCGCGCAACCTGCAGGCGCAGGCCAGCGTGACCCTGCCCAAGGACTGGGCCTACGCGACTGCACTGGAAACCGCACGCCGCGATGGCGACACCGTGGTGTTCAAACCGATTTCCTATGACCACCTGGTCGATTCGCCGCTGTTTGCCGGTGAGCATCACCAGCGCATCGACCTCGACCCGGGCGCGAAGGCGCCGGTACATCTGAACGTGTTCGCCGACGATGCCAAATCGCTGAAGCCGACCGACGCGCAGCTGAAGGCGCACCGTGCGCTGGTGCAGCAGGCGGACAAGCTGTACGGCGCGCGCCACTACGACCACTACGAATTCCTGCTTGCCCTGACCGATCGCCTCGGCGGCATTGGCCTGGAACACCATCGCTCCAGCGAGAACAGCGCCGACCCGGGCTACTTCACCGAGTGGGACAGCGACGCGTGGATGCGCGACCTGCTGCCGCATGAGTACACCCACTCGTGGAATGGCAAGTACCGTCGCGGTGCCGACCTGGCCACGGCCAACTTCAATACGCCGATGGGCGACAGCCTGTTGTGGGTGTACGAAGGGCAGACCCAGTTCTGGGGCCAGGTACTGGCCGCACGTTCGGGGCTGTGGTCCAGCGAGCAGGCGCGCGACATGCTGGCCAATGTGGCGGCCACCTATGATCGTGGTCGCCCAGGCCTGGCCTGGCGACCGCTGCAGGACACCACCAACGATCCGACCATCGCGCAGCGTCGCACCCTGCCGTACCGCAACTACCAGATGAGCGAGGACTACTACTCCGGCGGGCAGATGCTGTGGCTGGAGGTGGAGGGCAAGCTGCGTGGGCTGACCGGCAACCGGCGCAGCCTGGATGACTTCGCGCGTGCCTTCTTCGGCGTCGGCAACGGCGATTGGGACGTCAATCCGTACACCTTCGATGACGTGGTGGCGACCCTCAACGGCATCGCGCCGTACGACTGGGCGAGCTTCCTGCGCCAGCGCCTGGATGGGCACGGATCGTTGACCGGTGGCCTGGAACTGGCGGGCTGGAAGCTGGTCTACCGCGATGCGCCCAACGAGGCCTACAAGGCGCAGGAAAAGCGCGCGAAGGCAGCGCTGCTGGCCTACTCGCTGGGAGCGACGGTGCTCGACAGTGGCGTTGTCGGTGATGTGGTCTGGGACAGCCCGGCATTCAATGCCGGCCTGGCACCGGGCATGAAGGTGATCGCCGTTGGTGGCCGCGAATACAGCAGCCAGCGCTTGAAGGATGCGGTGGCTGCAGCCGCCAATGACAAGGCCCCGGTCACGCTGCTGGTCAAGCAGTTCGACCGCATCGACACGATGAAGATCGACTACCACGGTGGCCTGCAGTATCCGGTGCTGGAGCGCATCGCCGGCCGCCCGGATCGCCTTGCAGAGCTGTGGAAGGCACGATGA
- the murJ gene encoding murein biosynthesis integral membrane protein MurJ, which produces MLRGLLSFSSMTMVSRVLGLVRDQVVTSTFGTNAITDAFWVAFRIPNFLRRLFAEGSFATAFVPVFTEVKETRSHAELRELMARTAGTLGGVLMLVTALALIFAPQLASVFSSGVDTDPAKQGLLVDLFRLTFPFLLFVSLTALAGGALNSFQRFAMPALTPVILNLCMIAGALWLAPRLGGTPEKQILALGWAVLAAGLLQLLFQLPSLKGIDLLTLPRWGWNHPGVRKVMTLMVPTLFGSSVAQINLLLDTVIAAKLTDGSQSWLSLADRFLELPLGVFGVALGTVILPALARHHVSTDREGFSRSLDWGLRMTLLISVPAMLGLLLLAEPLISTIFQHGQFTAFDTRMTALSVYGLSFGLPAFALLKVVLPAFYARQDTRTPVRAGVAALVANMVFNFALLAVLYQVMVPDELKAQGVMAALGKQPGLHLALGIASALSSYLNLGLLWYWLGKTDVYQRRPGWGGYLLRLLLACTAMVGVLLALLYWLPGFSSMGVWERIGALGLLVGGGGLTYLLAMVAMGFRPRDLRGH; this is translated from the coding sequence ATGTTGCGGGGCCTGCTGTCGTTCAGCAGCATGACCATGGTCTCGCGGGTTCTCGGCCTGGTCCGGGACCAGGTGGTGACCTCGACCTTCGGCACCAACGCCATCACCGATGCTTTCTGGGTCGCCTTCAGGATACCCAATTTCCTGCGCCGGCTGTTCGCCGAGGGTTCCTTTGCCACCGCATTCGTGCCGGTGTTCACCGAGGTGAAGGAAACCCGCAGCCACGCCGAGCTGCGTGAACTGATGGCCCGCACCGCCGGCACCCTGGGCGGCGTGCTGATGCTGGTCACCGCGCTGGCGCTGATCTTCGCCCCGCAGCTGGCCTCGGTCTTCTCCAGTGGGGTGGATACCGACCCGGCCAAGCAGGGCCTGCTGGTCGACCTGTTCCGCCTGACCTTCCCGTTCCTGCTGTTCGTCTCGCTGACCGCCCTGGCCGGCGGTGCGCTGAACAGTTTCCAGCGCTTCGCGATGCCGGCGCTGACCCCGGTCATCCTCAACCTGTGCATGATCGCCGGCGCACTGTGGCTGGCGCCGCGGCTGGGTGGCACCCCGGAAAAGCAGATCCTCGCCCTGGGCTGGGCCGTGCTGGCCGCCGGCCTGCTGCAGCTGCTGTTCCAGCTGCCTTCGTTGAAGGGCATCGACCTGCTGACCCTGCCGCGCTGGGGCTGGAACCATCCGGGCGTGCGCAAGGTGATGACGCTGATGGTACCGACCCTGTTCGGTTCGTCGGTGGCGCAGATCAACCTGCTGCTGGACACCGTCATCGCCGCCAAGCTGACCGATGGCTCGCAGTCCTGGCTGTCGCTGGCCGACCGCTTCCTGGAGCTGCCGCTGGGTGTGTTCGGCGTGGCCCTGGGCACGGTGATCCTGCCGGCGCTGGCACGGCACCACGTCAGCACCGACCGCGAAGGCTTCTCGCGCTCGCTGGACTGGGGCCTGCGCATGACCCTGCTGATCTCGGTGCCGGCCATGCTCGGCCTGCTGCTGCTGGCCGAACCGCTGATCTCCACGATCTTCCAGCACGGCCAGTTCACCGCCTTCGACACCCGCATGACGGCGCTGTCGGTGTACGGCCTGAGCTTCGGCCTGCCGGCGTTCGCGCTGCTGAAGGTGGTGCTGCCGGCGTTCTACGCTCGCCAGGACACCAGGACGCCGGTGCGCGCCGGTGTCGCCGCGCTGGTGGCCAACATGGTGTTCAACTTCGCGCTGCTGGCGGTGCTGTACCAGGTGATGGTGCCCGATGAGCTGAAGGCGCAGGGGGTGATGGCGGCGCTGGGCAAGCAGCCCGGCCTGCACCTGGCGCTGGGCATCGCCAGCGCGCTGTCCAGTTACCTGAACCTGGGGCTGCTCTGGTACTGGCTGGGCAAGACCGATGTCTACCAGCGGCGGCCGGGCTGGGGCGGCTACCTGCTGCGCCTGTTGCTGGCGTGCACGGCGATGGTCGGCGTGCTGCTGGCCCTGCTGTACTGGCTGCCGGGCTTCTCGTCGATGGGCGTGTGGGAACGGATCGGCGCGCTCGGCCTGCTGGTCGGCGGTGGCGGGCTGACCTATCTGCTTGCGATGGTGGCGATGGGCTTCCGTCCGCGCGATCTGCGTGGGCATTGA